One Vibrio campbellii CAIM 519 = NBRC 15631 = ATCC 25920 genomic window carries:
- a CDS encoding SDR family NAD(P)-dependent oxidoreductase → MKRVIVWGASSGLGLAVAKYFAEKGAEVVGVARNPDKSPELKVICQSTFACDATVSEEVDRVVEQLDQEDIIISTMGSYRADIPVDYLGHRHLIDAACKASLKRFVLVTSLGCGDSWKYLSDRSKAGFGGVVREKSLAEAWLQTSDLDYTIIRPGGLQDGEVTGNGVLVEPKEVHGLVYRQEVARLIFEMLEKGEGSGEIFHCVDPELTY, encoded by the coding sequence ATGAAAAGAGTCATAGTGTGGGGTGCAAGTAGCGGCCTTGGTTTGGCAGTTGCTAAGTATTTTGCAGAAAAAGGTGCAGAAGTTGTCGGTGTGGCGAGAAATCCAGACAAAAGCCCGGAACTGAAGGTGATTTGTCAGTCAACGTTTGCATGTGATGCCACGGTTTCTGAAGAGGTTGACCGCGTTGTTGAGCAGCTCGATCAAGAAGATATCATCATCAGCACGATGGGTAGCTACCGTGCAGACATTCCGGTAGATTACCTTGGCCACCGTCACCTTATTGATGCTGCCTGTAAAGCATCGCTCAAGCGTTTTGTACTAGTGACGTCACTTGGTTGCGGTGATAGCTGGAAATACCTCTCTGACCGTTCTAAAGCGGGGTTTGGCGGTGTAGTGCGAGAGAAATCGTTGGCGGAAGCATGGCTACAAACCAGCGACTTGGATTACACCATCATTCGTCCCGGTGGCTTGCAAGATGGTGAAGTAACAGGCAATGGTGTGTTGGTTGAACCTAAAGAGGTGCATGGTTTGGTATATCGCCAAGAAGTGGCTCGTTTGATTTTTGAGATGCTTGAAAAAGGTGAGGGAAGTGGGGAGATCTTCCATTGTGTCGATCCTGAATTGACGTACTAA
- a CDS encoding HD-GYP domain-containing protein, which yields MKQPSYSDSSSGFEVDLKQALIWVARALDYVGVDDTHHSHRVAYIAYQCALELGWAENKAEFCYFAGMVHDCGVSETREHTMLLEQLVPQDAKAHCIRGYHTLKQCRLLSQFATPILYHHTHWKELEHIDIPAFEKDVAALLYLSDRLDFMRARYVSNCHSDLVTLHEELIAECVMANTGTLFNPHMCDAMVKLVMTDAFWFAMESEHIETIGLQFENIDWLQKQLTIEDMNSLGLFLARIVDAKSPFTYQHSQKVAELSRYLAKKVGLDEHKQEMIFIAGLVHDIGKLKTPDEILHKEGPLNEREYTRIKRHTIDTELALHKVFPNAKIAEWASNHHERLDGTGYPYHKTGEDLDVPSRIIAVADVFQALSQDRPYRGRMTQQEIAIIMDEQVESGKLCSAIYQVLCSDMQACYELSTGLYG from the coding sequence ATGAAGCAACCTTCCTACTCCGATTCTTCTTCGGGATTTGAAGTCGACCTAAAACAAGCCCTTATCTGGGTGGCGCGTGCGTTAGATTACGTAGGCGTTGACGATACACACCATAGCCATCGCGTCGCCTATATTGCCTACCAATGCGCGCTGGAGCTCGGTTGGGCCGAGAATAAAGCAGAGTTCTGTTACTTTGCCGGTATGGTTCACGACTGCGGAGTTTCCGAAACACGTGAACATACCATGCTACTTGAACAGCTCGTCCCCCAAGATGCAAAAGCCCACTGCATTCGCGGCTACCATACCCTCAAGCAATGTCGACTACTCTCTCAATTCGCCACCCCAATTCTTTATCATCATACGCACTGGAAAGAGCTCGAACACATCGATATTCCGGCATTTGAAAAAGACGTCGCAGCTCTGCTTTATCTCTCTGATCGTCTCGATTTTATGCGCGCTCGCTACGTTTCCAACTGCCACAGCGATCTTGTCACCTTGCATGAAGAATTGATTGCCGAGTGCGTCATGGCTAACACAGGTACGTTGTTTAACCCGCATATGTGCGACGCCATGGTTAAGCTGGTCATGACCGATGCGTTTTGGTTTGCAATGGAGTCTGAGCACATCGAAACGATAGGGCTTCAATTTGAGAACATCGACTGGTTACAAAAACAGTTAACCATTGAGGACATGAACAGCTTGGGCTTGTTCTTAGCACGCATTGTGGATGCCAAAAGCCCATTCACTTACCAACATTCACAGAAAGTGGCGGAGCTATCGCGTTACTTAGCAAAGAAAGTGGGATTGGATGAGCATAAACAAGAGATGATCTTTATTGCAGGGCTCGTTCACGATATTGGCAAACTCAAAACGCCTGATGAGATCCTTCACAAAGAAGGTCCATTAAACGAGCGAGAGTACACACGCATCAAACGTCATACGATTGATACTGAACTTGCCCTACACAAAGTCTTTCCTAACGCCAAAATTGCCGAGTGGGCTTCCAATCATCATGAGCGCTTAGACGGTACAGGTTATCCTTATCATAAAACCGGAGAAGACTTGGACGTCCCTTCACGTATCATTGCCGTTGCCGATGTCTTCCAAGCGCTTTCTCAAGACCGCCCCTACCGCGGACGCATGACGCAACAAGAAATTGCCATCATCATGGATGAACAAGTTGAATCAGGAAAGCTGTGCTCAGCTATCTATCAAGTGTTATGTTCAGACATGCAAGCGTGCTATGAGCTTTCGACTGGACTTTACGGTTAA
- a CDS encoding 2OG-Fe(II) oxygenase — translation MNKLIDALSTHGYYIWDDFISQEEVAELRDCIPDDWKKARIGRNDDVTRIETIRSDKIQWLKRDMGAPVASFLDKMEEIRLEANRYFFLGLFEYEAHFAKYEKGDFYQKHLDCFKGNENRRLTTVFYMNESWSEEDAGELVVYDLNDNEIAKIPPRSGRLFVFLSEQFPHEVLPTNAERFSIAGWFRINGVKDNQLDIAH, via the coding sequence ATGAACAAACTGATCGACGCGTTATCGACGCACGGATACTACATCTGGGATGATTTTATTTCTCAAGAGGAAGTGGCTGAGCTGCGTGACTGTATTCCTGATGATTGGAAGAAAGCACGTATTGGTCGTAACGACGACGTGACTCGTATTGAAACCATTCGTAGTGACAAGATCCAATGGTTGAAGCGTGACATGGGCGCGCCAGTGGCGTCTTTCTTAGACAAGATGGAAGAGATCCGTTTGGAAGCAAACCGCTATTTCTTCCTTGGTTTGTTTGAGTACGAAGCGCACTTCGCGAAATACGAGAAAGGTGATTTCTACCAAAAACACCTCGATTGCTTCAAAGGCAATGAAAACCGTCGTCTAACTACGGTGTTTTACATGAACGAATCATGGAGCGAAGAAGACGCTGGTGAGTTGGTGGTATACGATTTGAATGATAATGAGATCGCGAAGATTCCACCGCGTTCAGGTCGTCTGTTCGTGTTCCTATCTGAGCAATTCCCACACGAAGTGTTGCCGACAAACGCGGAGCGATTCAGTATCGCGGGTTGGTTCCGTATTAACGGAGTAAAAGACAACCAACTTGATATTGCACACTAA
- a CDS encoding TerC family protein, with the protein MLELFMQPEAWAIFATLFALEVVLGVDNVVFISVLCERLPQHQRKLARNLGIGLAVMARIVLVFSISWIMQLTQPLISFSDYAFTGRDLIMIAGGAFLLAKSLKELWSWLTHTEHAHSTHVRTGLAVVLLQIVAVDAVFSMDSVITAVGLTSEVPIMVAAIISSAIVMVLTAEKINNLVTRYPGFKTLALLFLVLLGGLLMAEGFAIHINKGYVYFAMAFGLVLEMCHIQLKKKQRPVIQRIRPIRPRSIALQTR; encoded by the coding sequence ATGTTAGAACTTTTCATGCAACCAGAAGCGTGGGCTATCTTCGCTACCTTGTTTGCTCTTGAAGTTGTCTTAGGCGTTGATAACGTCGTATTCATCTCCGTTCTGTGTGAACGATTACCGCAACACCAGCGTAAACTTGCCCGAAATCTAGGTATTGGCCTAGCGGTGATGGCGCGTATTGTTTTGGTGTTCTCGATCTCTTGGATCATGCAGCTTACCCAGCCATTAATCAGCTTTAGCGACTACGCGTTTACTGGTCGTGATTTGATTATGATTGCGGGTGGTGCATTCCTACTAGCGAAAAGCTTGAAAGAGTTGTGGAGTTGGTTAACGCACACTGAACACGCTCACTCGACTCATGTTCGTACTGGCCTAGCTGTGGTTCTGCTTCAGATCGTTGCGGTTGATGCTGTGTTCTCGATGGACTCGGTGATTACTGCGGTTGGTCTAACGAGTGAAGTACCAATCATGGTGGCGGCGATCATTTCGTCAGCGATTGTGATGGTGTTGACGGCGGAGAAAATCAACAACCTAGTGACGCGTTACCCGGGCTTTAAGACCCTTGCACTGCTGTTCCTAGTATTGCTAGGTGGTCTGTTGATGGCAGAAGGTTTTGCTATTCACATCAACAAAGGTTACGTGTACTTCGCGATGGCGTTTGGTCTAGTGTTGGAAATGTGTCATATCCAGCTTAAGAAAAAACAACGCCCAGTGATTCAACGTATTCGTCCTATTCGACCTCGTTCTATTGCGCTTCAAACTCGATAA
- a CDS encoding LysR family transcriptional regulator codes for MDYITLSRISLKHLTVLHMLLTTHSVTQAAEQLCVTPSSVSKTLSQLRDILKDDLFYRDGTRLVPTPFALNIGPSVHGILSSMNGLLYQGSFNPAYYEGRFSLAMRESTFEIFAPMLQNLSQQMGSRAQLNVYAKEQMSFDSLIRGQVDFLILPHDISQPPTHNKDLVWQTILEDEMICLMGGNNPLAKEELSVENYLCARHIGIHDKDLSQPYFEQNLTQRYAKRSVAMHVADFGSAAVMCHHSDYLFTCSKLWAQMALQANGLVERPLPFEYGQVAYSLVWNKASLNDPALRWLQQQVLKACETLGGCSKPRVNKL; via the coding sequence ATGGATTACATAACACTCTCACGCATTAGCCTTAAACACCTTACTGTATTGCACATGCTGCTCACGACACACAGCGTTACTCAGGCAGCGGAACAACTTTGCGTGACCCCTTCCAGCGTGAGTAAAACGCTCAGCCAATTGCGGGACATTCTGAAAGATGACCTTTTTTATCGTGATGGCACTCGTTTAGTCCCAACTCCGTTTGCATTGAACATCGGTCCTTCAGTGCACGGCATTCTTTCCAGCATGAATGGTTTGCTTTACCAAGGCTCATTTAATCCCGCGTATTACGAAGGCCGGTTCTCATTAGCAATGCGTGAAAGCACCTTTGAGATCTTCGCCCCTATGCTGCAAAACCTGTCTCAACAGATGGGCAGTAGAGCGCAATTGAACGTATATGCGAAAGAGCAAATGAGCTTCGATTCTCTGATCCGCGGGCAAGTCGACTTTTTGATTCTGCCGCATGACATCAGCCAGCCACCAACCCACAACAAAGACTTGGTATGGCAGACGATTCTAGAGGATGAAATGATCTGCCTGATGGGCGGTAACAACCCATTGGCAAAAGAAGAACTCTCGGTAGAAAACTATTTGTGCGCAAGACACATCGGCATTCACGATAAAGACTTATCTCAACCCTACTTTGAACAGAACTTAACTCAGCGCTACGCCAAGCGCAGTGTCGCGATGCACGTGGCGGACTTTGGTTCAGCCGCAGTAATGTGTCATCACTCCGATTATCTGTTCACTTGTTCAAAACTTTGGGCGCAAATGGCACTGCAGGCGAATGGCTTGGTAGAAAGACCTTTGCCATTCGAGTACGGGCAAGTGGCGTACAGCTTGGTGTGGAATAAAGCGAGTCTTAACGATCCCGCTTTAAGATGGCTACAACAACAGGTGCTTAAGGCGTGTGAAACCTTGGGAGGATGCAGCAAACCGAGAGTAAACAAACTCTAA
- a CDS encoding LysE family translocator, protein MQLDTWIYYTLAILVLTASPGPSSLLCLSKGVSSGFRQAFVTALGSLTAITIILTLSFTGLGVVIASSEFVFNIIKWCGAAYLIWLGIQALRSKQTDFSQAKPEQASSDYFSAFSSGFIVGASNPKAIVFFTALFPQFIDPSASLFTQYMIFASTFVVFELSWLTFYGLLGVKTSNWLFAKGRVKLFNRLTGSVFISAGLALSTAHRS, encoded by the coding sequence ATGCAACTCGATACTTGGATCTACTATACCCTCGCGATACTTGTTCTGACCGCCTCTCCAGGCCCTAGCTCGTTACTTTGCTTGAGCAAAGGCGTCAGCAGCGGCTTTCGCCAAGCGTTTGTGACTGCGCTTGGCAGTTTAACCGCGATTACCATCATTCTTACTCTGTCTTTCACCGGCCTTGGTGTTGTGATTGCTTCTTCAGAGTTCGTATTTAACATCATCAAATGGTGTGGTGCGGCGTATCTTATTTGGCTTGGCATCCAGGCGTTACGCTCAAAACAAACCGACTTTTCGCAAGCCAAACCGGAACAAGCGTCTTCTGATTATTTTAGTGCGTTTAGCAGTGGGTTTATAGTTGGAGCAAGTAACCCTAAAGCGATTGTTTTCTTCACCGCGCTGTTTCCCCAGTTTATTGACCCTTCTGCATCGCTATTCACTCAATACATGATTTTTGCTAGCACCTTTGTTGTGTTTGAACTGAGTTGGTTAACTTTTTACGGCTTACTGGGAGTGAAGACATCGAATTGGCTATTTGCCAAGGGAAGAGTTAAGTTGTTTAACCGTCTGACTGGCAGCGTATTCATCAGTGCGGGTTTAGCTTTATCGACCGCGCACAGAAGTTAA